The nucleotide sequence GGCGCGCCGCTTTTTCAGCGTGGCCGGACAAGCCGAAACGTCGATCCAGTTCGTCGAGAACAGCCTGTGGGTGCTGACCGAGAGCGGCGAGCATGATCAGGCTGTGGAACCACAGGTCGGCAGTTTCGTAAATGACATCGCTGCAGTCACCGCTGATGGCGGCGTCTTTGGCGGCGAGGATGGTTTCCACCGACTCCTCACCGACTTTTTCGAGAATTTTGTTCAGGCCTTTATGGTACAGGCTGGCGACATAAGAGCTGTCGGGAGCCGCGCCCTTACGCGACTCTAGCACGTCGGCGAGGCGGCTCAGGGTATCAGTCATGCGCGCATTACTCATGCTTGTTGCCTGCGTTATAGATGGCATGCGGGTCTTTAATCACGGCGTCGACAGTTTTCCATTCGGCGTTTTCATAGACCCGGTAGAAACAGCTTTCGCGACCGGTGTGGCAGGCAATACCGCCCATTTGCTCGACCATTAGGATGACCACATCGGCGTCGCAATCTAAGCGCAGTTCGTGCAGCTTCTGCACGTGACCAGACTCTTCGCCCTTGCGCCAGAGTTTGCTGCGTGAGCGTGACCAATAGATGGCGCGCTGCTCACTTGCGGTCAACGCCAGGGCTTCACGGTTCATCCACGCCATCATCAGCACGCGGCCGGTTAGGTGATCTTGGGCGATTGCCGGGACTAACCCGTCGTTATTCCAGTTGATTTCGTCGAGCCAGTCGGTCATTGCGAGTTCCGCCCGTGTGGGGCTGCATAATTCATGGGGCTAGTGTGCCAGCGGGCTTGCGGTGTGGCTATCGGCGCAACACCAGGTAGAGACCACCTGCAAGCATCAGCCAGCTCGGCCAGGCGATCAGGCTGATGACTAACCCTTGCGTCACCGCTCCCGCAATCAGCGCTGCGCCTAGCAAGCGCGCCGGCCACCGATGATCCACTGCAGGCTGTTGCTGGCGTTGAGTGGGTTGCTGGTTCAGGCGCTCCAGCGTTTCGCGGGCGATTTGTGACAGGTGCGGCACTTGCTCGGCCTGCAATTGCAGGTTGCGCAGCAGGCTCAAGGGGCTCACGCGCTCACGCATCCAGCGCTCAAGGAAGGGTTGCGCAGTGCTCCACAGGTCAAGGTCGGGATACAGCTGGCGACCCAAGCCTTCAATATTCAATAGGGTTTTTTGCAGCAGAACCAGCTGCGGCTGCACTTCCATATTGAAGCGCCGTGCGGTTTGGAACAGGCGCAGCAGCACTTGACCGAAGGAGATGTCTTTTAGCGGCTTCTCGAAAATCGGTTCGCACACGGTGCGGATCGCGGCCTCGAAGTCATTAATCTTGGTTTCTGCGGGCACCCAGCCGGAGTCAATGTGCAACTGCGCCACGCGGCGGTAATCGC is from Pseudomonas sp. TMP9 and encodes:
- the hisI gene encoding phosphoribosyl-AMP cyclohydrolase, whose product is MTDWLDEINWNNDGLVPAIAQDHLTGRVLMMAWMNREALALTASEQRAIYWSRSRSKLWRKGEESGHVQKLHELRLDCDADVVILMVEQMGGIACHTGRESCFYRVYENAEWKTVDAVIKDPHAIYNAGNKHE
- a CDS encoding phosphoribosyl-ATP diphosphatase; translation: MTDTLSRLADVLESRKGAAPDSSYVASLYHKGLNKILEKVGEESVETILAAKDAAISGDCSDVIYETADLWFHSLIMLAALGQHPQAVLDELDRRFGLSGHAEKAARPNN